The Acetobacter sp. DNA window GGTGATGCAGGAGGTGACGTCATGCTGCGACATGCCGTGTTTGCCGGCAATCAGACGAAGGTTGTTACGTGTGTTACGCAGACCCTCACTACCAAAATTGCGAGCATTGCTCTGTGGCGTGCTGCCACCGACCAGCGTATCACTGTAACCGCAGGAGTCACCGATGATGGAAGCGAGCACACGCCCCATGTCCGAGAACAGGACACGGCCCGTTGTGAGGCATGTGGTCCATTGCAGCTTGATGGTGTCGCCAGCGTTATAACGCTCGCTCAGATCATCCGCATTCCACAACCCGACGGAAACGCCATTGTTGCCTGATGCATTGATCAGACGCAGCGCCTGACCACGCGGCAGGATTGTGCTCCAGTACCAACCGCCCGGAATGGCTTCACGATGCAGCACACTGCTTTCGGTCATCTCTATAGGCGTGAAGGCGGGACGTGCGCCGCTTTCCGCGAGAAGAGCCTGATCACGGAGCTGGTTGTAGCGGGCGCGATACCATTCTGGTGTCTGTTGATCGATCTGCATGAAACGCTCCTTTTTATGGAGTAAGCCGAAAAATACCGGTCAGCACGGCGTTATATCGAGCGAAGGGGGACGTCCCTTCTCGTGAACGGGGGGAATAAGAGATGCGATGAGATGCAGTTTTCCGGAAATGACACCGGACTGCGTCATGAACTGGTCCGCAATTTCCTGAAGCTTTCCGACCTTTCCCTGCACCAGAAGAACCTCCAGTGTCTGGCGACGCACGAGGTTGACGTGCAGAGAACTGATCACTTCGGCAAGATTTTCATATTGCAGTTCAGCAAGCCTCTGGGAAAGGCCCGTTGCGGCGTTGTTGTAGAAAAGAATGATGACCCCCGCCATCAGTTCATCCGCACAGTCATTGCGTGACGCCATCAGTTCCTGATGCAGGATATTCTGGATGGCCTGAGAGCGGCTGGCGTAGCCCTTCTCCGCCACCATGGCGTCCAGTTCCTGCAGGATACCGGGCGGCAGCGAAATGCTCACACGACTGACCTGCTCCTTCGTTTCCCGTCTGGTCATTGGCGCAGTTCCTACTCAGCCTTGTCCGTGACGAGGGTAAGAAGCGGAATATTCACATCTTCCCCACCCTCATCCGCGTCTTCCACGTTACCGCCGAAGGAACGGATCAGCCCTTCCAGATGGGCTTTCGTCGAGAGGAATTCATCAGATGTCATCTGCGCCGCCCGGCGCGGACGGGACAGCGGCACTTCAATGACTTCTTCCACCCGTCCCGGACGGGGCTTGAGCACGAGAATGCGATCAGCCAGATAAATGGCCTCATCCAGATCGTGCGTGATGAAGACAATGGTGATGTCGATCTTGCGCCAGATCTCCATCAGATAGTTCTGCATCTTCAGACGGGTCTGGGCATCCAGTGCGCTGAAGGATTCATCCATCAGCAGAACGCGTGGACGGGCGGCCAAGGCCCGGGCAATGGCGACACGCTGCTGCATCCCACCGGAGAGCTGATGAGGAAAGGATGTGGCGAACTGTTCCAGTCCTACAACCTGCAACCATTGCATGGCCTGACGACGGGCTTCCGACCGCTCGGTACCGCCCATTTCAATGCCGAACATCACATTTCGGCAGACATCCAGCCACGGAAACAACGTGTATTTCTGAAACACCATACCCCGGTCTGGGCCGGGGCCGTTCACAGGTTTTCCATCTACAAGGATACGGCCTGTGGTCGTTTCCTCAAGCCCCGCAAGGATGCGGATCAGGGTTGATTTACCGCATCCAGACGGGCCTACGACACAGATAAATTCGCGTCGGTGAACGCCGAATTCGATATCTTCAAGCGCCACGGTCCTGTTGCGCTTCTGCGCGAAGACCTTTCCAACGTGATCGATCTCCAGCACATACTCGCGCTGTTTGATCTGCTCCATACGTTCGGCCACATCCGCCGGAAGCGTGCGATAGTCGGGAAGCTGATGTTCAGTCATCCGTCGATCTCCCTTTTCCAGCTGAAGAACCGGTGCCCCAGAAGACCGAGAACCATGTCGGTTCCAAGACCGACGATTCCGATAATAGCCATTGCGGCATAAACATTATCGAAATGCTGGTAACGCGCCTGCTGGGTGATGAACCATGTGATGCCTGAAGATGTGCCGATCAGCTCGGCCACGATCAGATAGGTCCAGGCCCAGCCCAGCAGGATACGCTGGTCGCGATAAAGGTCCGGCAGGATGCCCGGAATCACCACACGAAAAAGCAGCTTCAACCCCTTCGCTCCAAGCGTGCGGGACGCTTCGATCAGTGCGAAATCCAGCTTGCGTGTCGTGTTGGCAATCACAAGAATCTGCTGAAACAGCGTGCCGATAACAATGATGGCAATCTTCGGCGCATCATAAATACCAAGAATGGCGACAGCGAGCGCACCAAATGCCGGCGCGGGAAGATACCGGAAAAAATCCACCGAAGGCTCGACAAGGCGCGCCAGACCGGGCAGCGCGCCACACAACACACCAAGCGGCACGCCGATCAGGGAAGAGATGAGAAACCCCCAGAAAATGATCTGGATACTGTGTCCGAAAGCCTGCGTGATGGAGTGTTCCGCTCCCGTGGGAGCAGAAGACGTGAAGGCACGCACGAAAGCTGTCAGAACTTCGCCGGGAGAAGGAAGATAGACCGGGTTTGCAGCAATTCCTTGAGGAACAGGCTGATTTTTTGCCTGCATCTCGCTGACGGCACGCGTGAAATCAGCACGGTTCATCCGCATGCCCGATTCCAGATAATCCTCGCCACCCGGGTCCGTAATCAGCACCTGCGGATGCCATACGAACGGCAGGTAGCTCACAGCACTCCAGACCAACAACGGCAGCAGCACGGCAAAAACCCCGAAGACTCCACGGGACAGCCCGTCAGTCCGCCCGTATAGTCTCCATGAAGCGGCAAGGCCCTGCATGGCGGTCGCTCCTGCCCAGCGTTATTTCACAGCCGCCACGAAAGACGGATCGATATAGCTGTCCACATTTTGTGGAGTTTTATAAACGCTGTAGCGGACATTGAAGGAATCGGAGACCGAGGAAGAACCGTAGAGCGACCCGAGACCTTCTTTTTTTGCAAAAACAGCCTTGTCATCAGACACAGTCAGCAGGTGCGTTCCCTTCAGGAAACGCTTGTAAGCCTCGGGCGAAACGCCCGTGCGTGTCGCCATGATCTTCAAGGCATCAGGCTGTGTTTTCGGATCCTTGATATAGGAGACGACATGATCCCAGACACCCACCAGCTTCTGCCACTGATCCCGGTTGTCATGCAGGGACTGCGGATCGACAACGATGGTGTCATAGATCAATCCGGGCGCTTCATGGGATGTGAATACAGGACGCGCTCCCGGCACCATATGCAACGCCTGCCCCGCATTTGGCTGCCAGGCTGCTACCGCAGCAACTTCTCCAGAAGCGAGCACCTGCGGGGTTTCATTGGTCTTCGTATTGACCAGCTTCACATCCTTCTCGCTCAGACCAGCCTTTTCCAGCCCCGTGAGCAACAGCAGATGATCGACCAGCCCCTCTTCAACCGCAACCGACTTCCCTTTGAGCCCCTTGATATCAGTGATGCCCGGCTGGGCGACAACCATGTCATTGCCGTCGGAATAATCCGTGGCGAGGATCATCACCCCCTTATGTCCATTCGCTCCCGTGACGAGGGCATCGCCGTTCGTGGCCATGACAGCATCAAGCTTGTGGGCCGAAAACGCATCAAGTGAGGCACTATAGTCGAACCACTGAAAATCAGCATCGACACCGGCTTCCTTCAACCATCCCTTGTCGATGGCGACCTGCCAAGCAACCCAGCCGGGCCAGTCACTGTAGCCGATCTTCAGGGTCGCAGCGGACGCGGAGGAGAGCGTTGCCGCGACACAGACGCCAGCCAGCAGGGTTTTCCGAAGAAGCGGGAGCAGGTGCATGGTCAGACTCCAGTAATACGAATCATATAAATCGTATTACTCATTCTCTGACGGAATCCAGTTGGTTGCAACATAAAAATGTTCTTGCCATGAAACTAAAATCCGAACAGACACTAACATTTTGATTTCATGTCATTTATTTCAAAAGAAATCCCTCCATAAATTTGAATACCAAACAGACCCCGATGCGATAGCGCCCCATTTTCCGGGCTGGTCCGCTATTTTGCGCCGGACGAAGCCGCTCTTTGCCACAGCCAATCGGACGCGATGCCGAGCAAGTCTCCGGATAAATAAAGAGGGGAGCAAAGAAACCGCAGTCGGGATGAGCAGACACTGGACGTCCGATTTTATATTCGAAACCAGAATCAGAACCCCCTTTCATTTTACGAAAAACTCTGATTCTGCCCAAATAAATACTTGATATTTTTATCTTCTTTGCAGGATACAGCCTGTTATGTCCGACGTCCCGGCCGGGCCACGATACGTCCCATCCTGAGGTAAGAAGAGATCGTCCTCTGGCGCATCGTGCGTCATATCAGGATGACGCGGCTGGATGTCGCCGTTCACACTGTCAGGTCAGATACAGGCAGAAAGCAGGTCACGCGCCCAATGACCGACGGCGGCAATTCCTTCGGTTCTCTGTGGACAGGGACGAAGCCCAACGTCGTTTCTCACACACTGAAGAAAGCAAGGCAGCGCGGGAACAGCGCCATGGCATTCCTTCCTTTATCGGCACCCCCGTTCAAGGCCACTCTTCCAAACATGGTGCTGACAAACCTCTCTACCCATGACCCTGCCTCTGATCCGCAACTCACATAGCGCTCCTGACCAGCGCACAAGGTATGCAGCAGCATGTATATTACCAAACACTGTTTCTGATAAATACCATTCCAATATGAGGTAGACCAGAGATCGGCTCTTGCCGCCTTTCATATCTCATTGATGCATGGCGAAAAATGCTTCGGGAACCGCCTGACTCTGTAATATGAACCAGATGATCATGATAACCGGGAGAGTAGCTCATGCAGTTCAACAATATCAGAATAGTTCAGGAAATTTCCGACTGCGCTGACCGCTATGAAAAGGCTCTGGCTGATAACGACGTTGCGACACTGGACGATTTTTTCTGGAATGGACCGGAAGTGGTGCGTTACGGCGTAGGGGAAAATCTGTACGGTGGTGAAGAAATCGCGGCCTTCCGCCGTGCCCGGCAGGGCGGCTCACCTCCACGCGCGGTCCTTCGACGTCACATTACCAGTATGGGTGATGATACCGCCGTCGTCAGTCTGGAATTCAGGCGGGAAGGCAGCCAGAGAACGGGCCGTCAGATGCAGACATGGGTCCGTGTGAACGGACAGTGGAAAATAATCGCAGCGCATGTATCGCTGATGGCTCAGCAGTCAGAAGCCGTCGCGCCTGCCCTTTCATAGGCCCTGCGTCGGAAATCAGCACATCGACCGCGCTCTGTCTCAGACCCTTGAGACCGCAATCTGTGTCCTGATGGTGTTCATATCACGTGACCAGCGATTACAGGCCGGCAACAGCAAATCGTCGGCCACTGTCAGACGCAGACCGGCGGGCAGCCGTTTAAAGAGCAGCGTATCCAGAGTGCATTCACCCTGAAGAATCTGCGGGTCAATGGTGAATGCCGCAATATGCAGTTCATCGGATGCTTTCCGTATGGAGCCGTGCTGCGCGGCGCACATGAAATATCGGAGAAAACGGGCATCCTGACTTGCTCTCATTTTGCGAATACATCATGCTGAATAAAAATATATACAAGAACACTTCGATTGTGAAACATTGACGTCAGAGTTGCAGGCGCTACCGGGGATATCCGTGAAGAAGCTCTCTGTATGGCGCAACAAGGATTGATAGGCGCGCATGGAACAGCTCGAAAGACAGGTGAAGGCAGACCTTCAGAAAATCTCGTATGCAACAGGCAACTGGTGTTTTTCCCGTCAGAAAGATGGTGAACAGGTTCTCGATGTCGCCATCATCGGGGGCGGTCAGGGTGGAATTGCGACATGCTTCGCGCTCAAACGGCGTGGCATTTCCAACGTCTGCATTTTTGATGCGGCCCCTCGCGGTGGAGAGGGTCCCTGGATCACCTTTGCCCGCATGCTCACGCTCCGGACGCCGAAATATGTGACAGGACCTGATCTGGACATTCCCAGCCTGACGCCACAATCATGGTATGAAGCCAAATATGGCGTGCAGGCATGGAAAGATCTGAACAAGATCTCCCGTCAGGACTGGCAGGCCTATCTGGACTGGGTGCGGGACGTGCTGGAGCTGCCGGTTCAGAACGAGCACCGGCTGACAGACATGGCATGGCAGGATGGCCTTCTGCGTCTGTCTTTTGAATGTGCGGGAGGAGAGCGAAAAACTGTATGGGCCCGCAAACTGGTTCTGGCGACCGGCATTGACGGTGGCGGCCGGTGGCACATCCCGAAATTCATCTCGGATGCTCTGCCGTCCACCTCCTATGCCCATACGTCGCAGCAGATTGATTTCGAGAAACTGCGTGGCAAGCGCATTGGCGTTCTGGGAGCCGGAGCTTCGGCTTTCGACAATGCTGCGACAGCTCTGGAGATGGGGGCGGCCAGTGTAGATCTCTGCCTGAGACGCAAGGAGATTCCGTCGGTCAATCCATATCGCTGGATGGAAAATGCGGGCTTTCTAAGCTTTTTCTCGGAGCTTCCTGATCTCACCCGCTGGCGTTTCATGCGCCGTATCTACGACCTCAACCAGCCTCCGCCGCAGGATACGTTCTGGCGCTGCCGTCGCCATGAGAATTTCGCGTTTCATACCGGCGCACCATGGACAGCGGTAAGTCGTGACGGAGATGACGTCGTGGTGACGACACCCAAGGGTGAGATGCGCTTTGACTTCCTTATTATCGGCACCGGCTTTACCGTCGATATGGCGCTACGTCCCGAACTGGCGGGAATAGCCAGCCATGTAGCGCTCTGGAAAGAGCGTTTCACACCACCTGAAGATGAACCGAGCGGTGTTCTTGGAGATTATCCTTATTTGGGAAAAAACTTTCAGTTTCTTCCCAAAGATGAGAATGATCCCATCACACCTATGCTGGCGGCCATTCACAATTTTACCTTTTCCGCCACACCCAGCATGGGCCTGTCCGGTGCATCCGTAAGCGCGATGCGTTTCGGCGTCGAGAAACTCTCCTTCGCCATCGGTCGTGATCTCTTCGTTCAGGATGGGGATCAGCATTTAAAAAGTCTTCTGAACTATCATGTTGATGAACTTGTCAGTCTGGAGCCGCCACCGGCCTGAATGGTGATCCAGTGCAGTCTCTCCTGACGGGACCGGTCTTTCGGGTCTGCGCGTCTGATCTCGGCAGCATGGTACTCTCTTGCAGAACCAGTTGCCGTCAATTTTCGGCCTTGTCCTGACGGGTGGTCACAGTCACCGCACGCAAACGGACAAGGTCACTCTCCATTACGGAAAACATAGTCAGATAAAGCATGTTTTTTACCTTCTTGAACCGCATATGACACGGTGTTTCATCTCGTTACCTACAGACCAGAAATTCGGGCCTGCCCCTTCCCGTTTTCCCCAGATCATTGTTTTATCTGATGAGAATGGACCGGTAGCCGGATTGCGTGCCGCCCGTCATCCATATCCTGACGTTGCATGATGTGTTTTCGACTGTGATCTTCCCCCTCTCAAAATCAGCATTGTACAGAAGCTTGTTTTGAGTCGACAGGTCGGAACAGACAGCGGCGTTCTGGCAAAAGAAACAGAAGACCCTCTTTGCGCCGTATGGGAACCTGAAGCGCTCGCTCCTGCCGACAGCAGAGAGCAGCGCACCCTCCCCTGCGGTCCTGTCTTTCCAGTGCGGTCCGTCTCCCGCTCGTCAATCCTGATCTTCTTCTGAATGCCAGCACACCGGCAGAACAGGAGCGTAAACACCAGACCTCTTTTCTCGCACCACGCACACAGGAGGTTGCCCCCCATGACGCCACTCCGCGTCGGGAAAGAAATCGTCAAAATGTTTTGACAACGTATCATTACACATGGCATCACAAGCCAATGCATCAGCTCGTGACGTGCCCATCAACGACGGTGGGGACAGTAAGCCGATGACAGAACCAGCGATGACACCCGGATGACCAACGACGGTCTCTGTGCCTGATAATGGCGCATCTGCTCCCTGCGACAGATGCTGGACGTTATGACGTGGACAAAGGCTTCCTCAAGGCAGGAAACCCGCGCACTCTGCTCGCGGCATTCCTCTATTTCGACGTGTCCTTCATGGTCTGGGTTCTGCTCGGACCTCTGGGAATTTCCATCTCCCACGACCTGCATCTCAATGCAGGTCAGAAAGGCCTGCTGGTCGCGACTCCTGTGCTGGCAGGCGCCGTGCTGCGCGTACTGGCCGGGGCGCTGGTCGACCTGTTCGGGCCACGCCGCGTCGCTATCGGAGCACAGATTTTCGTCATCGTCGGGCTTTTTCTCGCGTGGATGATCGCGCCGCATAGCTATGCGGCCCTCTTTGGCGTGGCGCTGGTGCTGGGCGTGGCCGGGGCTTCCTTCGCCGTCGCCCTTCCCCTCGCCTCCGCATGGTATCCGCCGCAGTACCAAGGCACGGCCCTCGGCATCGCTGGCGCCGGAAATTCCGGAACAGCGCTCGCCTCTCTCTTCGCACCGGGACTGGCAGCCCTTTATGGCTGGGTTAATGTGCTGGGACTGGCCACTCTGCCGCTGACCGGCGTGCTGATCGCCTTCCTGTTTCTGGCCAGCGAACCTCCGGGCAGAAAAGCTGGAGGTGGCCTGAAAACCTGGCTTCCCGTTCTGCGTAACGCCGACTGCTGGGCCCTGATGTTTTTCTACGGCGTGACCTTCGGCGGCTTTGTCGGTCTGGCCTCCTTCCTCACCATCTACTTCAACGACCAGTACGGCCTGTCTCCCGCGATCGCCGGAACCTGCACCGCTTTTGTTGTGTTCGTCGGCTCCTTCGTGCGTCCTCTTGGCGGGGCAATCGCCGATCGTATTGGCGGCGAACGCACCCTGACCATCCTCTACGGACTGGCGGCCATCGTCTTCGCGATTATCGGCTTCGGACTCCCGACCATCTGGCTCGCTTTCCCTGCTTTCTTTCTCGGTATGGTGGTGCTTGGTCTCGGCAACGGCGCGGTGTTCCAACTTGTGCCGACACGTTTTCCAACGCAGGTCGGCATTCTTACCGGTCTGGTCGGCATGAGCGGAGGCGTCGGCGGGTTCTATCTTGCCTCATCCCTCGGTGCGGCGCGGCAGGCGACAGGCTCATACGGCCCCGGTTTTCTGGGCTTCGCGATCATCGCTCTTCTGGGACTGGCATGCGTCAGCCTCTGCCGCCGACGCTGGAAATCCGAACGGGATGTATTTCCTGCCGCCGCAAACGCCCCGGCGTCTCTGTAACCGTCCTCCCTCTCCCATCAGCAGGAACGCACACAGTGACTCCTCGCACGCCATTTTTTCGTCCATCTCGCTTCAGCGCGGGATCGGCTGCCCTGCTCGCGGGTCTGTGCATGGCGCAGACCGCATGGGCTGATGCTCTCCCTATCACTCAAAATCCTCCTTCTTCACAGCAGGGAAAAGCACCACCCACTTCTAAAAAACTGTTCCTGCACAGCCCTGACTGGGGCGTTTTCAATGCAGGCAAAGGCGCTGCGGCCGGTTTCGGAACAGTAGGCGGATACGGTCAGGCACGCTGGGCGGAAGACTGGAGCGATATCGTCAATACATCGCCCGAAAAACGGAAGAACGACTGGTTCAATCGTCTGAAATACATTCGCCTGACAGACAAGGGCGATATCTGGCTGTCCATCAACGGAGAAGAGCGGCTGCGCTATATCTTCGAGAACCAGCCGATGATGGGAACCGCAGGCAAAACCAATGCCAGCCGCGTGCTGCTGCGCAGCATGTATGGCGCTGACCTGCATATTGGCGAGCATGTCCGCGCCTACGCCGAATTTCTCTGGGGGGTCGCAGGCGGCTCCAATTATTACGGTTATCAGGCCGGAACCCAGCGTGAGCGTCTCGATCTCCAGCAGGGTATTCTTGAAGTAAAAGGAAACCTGCTCGGCGCGAAAATGGGTGTGATCGGCGGCCGACAGGTGTTTCTTGATGCCCCCGTTTCCATGCAGTCCGCCCGCGATCTGACCAACGTGCAGCAGACATGGGACGGCTTTCGCGGTTATGCGGTCTGGAAGTCGTTCCGGCTGGACGTGTTCGATTTCATGCAGACGAACAAGCTGCCGCGGAACGTCTTTGCTGACGGCACGAACTACAATGCCCGGATGTACGGAATCTATACCTCCACAGCTCTCCCCACCTTTTCCGTCATGAACCAGAAAAGCCAGCTTTTTGCGGATGTGTTCTTCATCGGTTATCTTTTCAACGGCGCCCCGGCTGCCCTGCCGACCATGACCGGCACACAGGCCGGATCAACCCGTCGTGATAATGTCGGTGCACGGTTCTGGGGTAATGTCGGTCCTTTCGATATCAGCCTGACCGGCGTGTTTCAGG harbors:
- the nikR gene encoding nickel-responsive transcriptional regulator NikR, yielding MTRRETKEQVSRVSISLPPGILQELDAMVAEKGYASRSQAIQNILHQELMASRNDCADELMAGVIILFYNNAATGLSQRLAELQYENLAEVISSLHVNLVRRQTLEVLLVQGKVGKLQEIADQFMTQSGVISGKLHLIASLIPPVHEKGRPPSLDITPC
- a CDS encoding helix-turn-helix domain-containing protein produces the protein MRASQDARFLRYFMCAAQHGSIRKASDELHIAAFTIDPQILQGECTLDTLLFKRLPAGLRLTVADDLLLPACNRWSRDMNTIRTQIAVSRV
- a CDS encoding ABC transporter substrate-binding protein: MHLLPLLRKTLLAGVCVAATLSSASAATLKIGYSDWPGWVAWQVAIDKGWLKEAGVDADFQWFDYSASLDAFSAHKLDAVMATNGDALVTGANGHKGVMILATDYSDGNDMVVAQPGITDIKGLKGKSVAVEEGLVDHLLLLTGLEKAGLSEKDVKLVNTKTNETPQVLASGEVAAVAAWQPNAGQALHMVPGARPVFTSHEAPGLIYDTIVVDPQSLHDNRDQWQKLVGVWDHVVSYIKDPKTQPDALKIMATRTGVSPEAYKRFLKGTHLLTVSDDKAVFAKKEGLGSLYGSSSVSDSFNVRYSVYKTPQNVDSYIDPSFVAAVK
- a CDS encoding NAD(P)-binding domain-containing protein, giving the protein MEQLERQVKADLQKISYATGNWCFSRQKDGEQVLDVAIIGGGQGGIATCFALKRRGISNVCIFDAAPRGGEGPWITFARMLTLRTPKYVTGPDLDIPSLTPQSWYEAKYGVQAWKDLNKISRQDWQAYLDWVRDVLELPVQNEHRLTDMAWQDGLLRLSFECAGGERKTVWARKLVLATGIDGGGRWHIPKFISDALPSTSYAHTSQQIDFEKLRGKRIGVLGAGASAFDNAATALEMGAASVDLCLRRKEIPSVNPYRWMENAGFLSFFSELPDLTRWRFMRRIYDLNQPPPQDTFWRCRRHENFAFHTGAPWTAVSRDGDDVVVTTPKGEMRFDFLIIGTGFTVDMALRPELAGIASHVALWKERFTPPEDEPSGVLGDYPYLGKNFQFLPKDENDPITPMLAAIHNFTFSATPSMGLSGASVSAMRFGVEKLSFAIGRDLFVQDGDQHLKSLLNYHVDELVSLEPPPA
- the hpxZ gene encoding oxalurate catabolism protein HpxZ codes for the protein MQFNNIRIVQEISDCADRYEKALADNDVATLDDFFWNGPEVVRYGVGENLYGGEEIAAFRRARQGGSPPRAVLRRHITSMGDDTAVVSLEFRREGSQRTGRQMQTWVRVNGQWKIIAAHVSLMAQQSEAVAPALS
- a CDS encoding urea amidolyase associated protein UAAP1 — its product is MQIDQQTPEWYRARYNQLRDQALLAESGARPAFTPIEMTESSVLHREAIPGGWYWSTILPRGQALRLINASGNNGVSVGLWNADDLSERYNAGDTIKLQWTTCLTTGRVLFSDMGRVLASIIGDSCGYSDTLVGGSTPQSNARNFGSEGLRNTRNNLRLIAGKHGMSQHDVTSCITFFSHISTQADGSFRWIDGDVRAGDHVDLRAEMNLLVAVSNCPHPLAPEKTFAPGPIEAVRWQAPAIKPDDLCRTFCEEARRGFENTDPLFV
- a CDS encoding ABC transporter permease; this translates as MQGLAASWRLYGRTDGLSRGVFGVFAVLLPLLVWSAVSYLPFVWHPQVLITDPGGEDYLESGMRMNRADFTRAVSEMQAKNQPVPQGIAANPVYLPSPGEVLTAFVRAFTSSAPTGAEHSITQAFGHSIQIIFWGFLISSLIGVPLGVLCGALPGLARLVEPSVDFFRYLPAPAFGALAVAILGIYDAPKIAIIVIGTLFQQILVIANTTRKLDFALIEASRTLGAKGLKLLFRVVIPGILPDLYRDQRILLGWAWTYLIVAELIGTSSGITWFITQQARYQHFDNVYAAMAIIGIVGLGTDMVLGLLGHRFFSWKREIDG
- a CDS encoding alginate export family protein, which translates into the protein MAQTAWADALPITQNPPSSQQGKAPPTSKKLFLHSPDWGVFNAGKGAAAGFGTVGGYGQARWAEDWSDIVNTSPEKRKNDWFNRLKYIRLTDKGDIWLSINGEERLRYIFENQPMMGTAGKTNASRVLLRSMYGADLHIGEHVRAYAEFLWGVAGGSNYYGYQAGTQRERLDLQQGILEVKGNLLGAKMGVIGGRQVFLDAPVSMQSARDLTNVQQTWDGFRGYAVWKSFRLDVFDFMQTNKLPRNVFADGTNYNARMYGIYTSTALPTFSVMNQKSQLFADVFFIGYLFNGAPAALPTMTGTQAGSTRRDNVGARFWGNVGPFDISLTGVFQGGEFRPAANQGSTRPVRAYAVNGSFGWTAKSLKAKPSIALQADLFSGGSYHSKDGAVGTFATPYFPLPYYNDVTLALTSQNLIGVGPVITAAPLANLHLKLHVPVFWRESTQDAVYGTGKIYGYRNTLSGGFLGVTPQTQVAWNFAPHWTWTHDIAGFLASQGMHHAGAKDGAFYMQTMEFKF
- a CDS encoding nitrate/nitrite transporter; this translates as MAHLLPATDAGRYDVDKGFLKAGNPRTLLAAFLYFDVSFMVWVLLGPLGISISHDLHLNAGQKGLLVATPVLAGAVLRVLAGALVDLFGPRRVAIGAQIFVIVGLFLAWMIAPHSYAALFGVALVLGVAGASFAVALPLASAWYPPQYQGTALGIAGAGNSGTALASLFAPGLAALYGWVNVLGLATLPLTGVLIAFLFLASEPPGRKAGGGLKTWLPVLRNADCWALMFFYGVTFGGFVGLASFLTIYFNDQYGLSPAIAGTCTAFVVFVGSFVRPLGGAIADRIGGERTLTILYGLAAIVFAIIGFGLPTIWLAFPAFFLGMVVLGLGNGAVFQLVPTRFPTQVGILTGLVGMSGGVGGFYLASSLGAARQATGSYGPGFLGFAIIALLGLACVSLCRRRWKSERDVFPAAANAPASL
- a CDS encoding ABC transporter ATP-binding protein; the encoded protein is MTEHQLPDYRTLPADVAERMEQIKQREYVLEIDHVGKVFAQKRNRTVALEDIEFGVHRREFICVVGPSGCGKSTLIRILAGLEETTTGRILVDGKPVNGPGPDRGMVFQKYTLFPWLDVCRNVMFGIEMGGTERSEARRQAMQWLQVVGLEQFATSFPHQLSGGMQQRVAIARALAARPRVLLMDESFSALDAQTRLKMQNYLMEIWRKIDITIVFITHDLDEAIYLADRILVLKPRPGRVEEVIEVPLSRPRRAAQMTSDEFLSTKAHLEGLIRSFGGNVEDADEGGEDVNIPLLTLVTDKAE
- a CDS encoding NTP transferase domain-containing protein, producing MPSIFGLVLTGGHSHRTQTDKVTLHYGKHSQIKHVFYLLEPHMTRCFISLPTDQKFGPAPSRFPQIIVLSDENGPVAGLRAARHPYPDVA